The following are encoded in a window of Strigops habroptila isolate Jane chromosome 9, bStrHab1.2.pri, whole genome shotgun sequence genomic DNA:
- the LOC115613290 gene encoding transcription initiation factor TFIID subunit 6-like — translation MDGKGKEKKGPLLEGAPLHFRPRTVHELLVEQQRYYKPVVKLVSAAPSVPSATITGATIPGSVQKYIVVSLPPPATPKPFWPLPPPPWGRSSPPRLPSPTKLSLETAPRGTWGHPVTPKGDKAPQCVPSVTCVPPQRSPMWDSSMGTLEVAWQGLQRAPM, via the exons ATGGATGGCAAAG ggaaggagaagaagggcCCGTTGCTGGAGGGGGCCCCGCTGCACTTCAGGCCCCGCACTGTGCACGAGCTCTTGGTGGAGCAGCAGCGCTATTACAAG CCCGTGGTGAAGCTTGTGTCAGCAGCTCCCTCTGTGCCCAGCGCCACCATCACCGGtgccaccatccctggcagcgtgCAGAAGTACATcgtggtgtccctgccccctCCAGCGACACCAAAGCCCTTCTGGCCGCTACCACCCCCGCCCTGGGGCCGCAGCTCTCCACCCCGGCTGCCCTCACCCACAAAACTGAGCCTGGAGACAGCCCCTAGGGGCACCTGGGGACACCCAGTGACACCCAAGGGGGACAAAGCCCCCCAGTGTGTCCCCAGTGTGacctgtgtccccccccagcgTTCCCCAATGTGGGACTCCTCTATGGGGACACTGGAGGTGGCTTGGCAGGGTCTCCAACGTGCCCCCATGTGA
- the LOC115613329 gene encoding olfactory receptor 14I1-like, with amino-acid sequence MSKSSSITHFLLLPFADMRELQLWLFWLFRLFLGISLAASLGNGLIITSTACDQHLHTPMYFFLLSLSLLDLGCISTTGPKSMANSLWDTRVISYTECAAQVFFFFFLFTAEFSLLTVMSYDRYVAICKRLHYGILLGSRACVHVAAAA; translated from the coding sequence ATGTCCAAaagcagctccatcacccacttcctcctcctgccattcgcAGACAtgcgggagctgcagctctggctcttCTGGCTCTTCCggctcttcctgggcatctccctggctgcgtCCCTGGGCAACGGCCtcatcatcaccagcacagcctgcgaCCAGCACCTCCAtacccccatgtacttcttcctgctcagcctctccctcctggacctgggctgcatctccaccactggccccaaatccatggccaaTTCCCTCTGGGACACCAGGGTCATCTCCTACACAGAATGTGCTGCACaggtcttctttttcttcttcttgtttaCAGCAGAGTTTTCCCTGCTCACTGTGATGTCCTACGACCGCTACGTGGCCATCTGCAAGCGCCTGCACTACGGGatcctcctgggcagcagagcttgtgtccacgtggcagcagctgcctga
- the MBLAC1 gene encoding metallo-beta-lactamase domain-containing protein 1 — protein MPRGVRTSPLGTQEVPGSPYRVRVLQVGYSIPQADGTCRADGSITLVWGGLVTALVDTGGPWDRQRLPQLLSEQGLSPGDITHVVCTHGHSDHAGNINLFPAATLLLGWDLSRADGLYLRHGLAAGQPVQLHPGLVEVVPTPGHTRSHVSLVVRGTAAGTVVVAGDVFERERDEGQWRALSEDPAEQERSRRRVLAMADVIVPGHGPPFRVLRDTGFLLVPEDGEGATSGDGSKQHENAPRGDGTFRSGPKEDEDGAGGGSML, from the coding sequence ATGCCGCGCGGGGTGCGCACGTCCCCGCTGGGCACGCAGGAGGTGCCTGGTTCCCCCTACCGGGTGCGGGTGCTCCAAGTGGGTTACAGCATCCCCCAAGCTGATGGTACGTGCCGCGCGGATGGTTCCATCACgctggtttgggggggtctcGTCACGGCGCTGGTGGACACAGGGGGGCCGTGGGACCGGCAGCGCCTCCCGCAGCTCCTGTCCGAGCAGGGTCTCTCCCCGGGGGACATCACCCACGTCGTGTGCACCCACGGCCACTCGGACCACGCGGGGAACATCAACCTCTTCCCCGCCGCCACCCTCTTGCTGGGCTGGGACTTGAGCCGCGCCGACGGGCTCTACCTGCGCCATGGGCTGGCGGCGGGGCAGCCGGTGCAGCTGCACCCGGGGCTCGTGGAGGTGGTGCCCACCCCGGGGCACACCAGGAGCCACGTGAGCCTCGTGGTGCGCGGCACTGCCGCTGGCACCGTCGTGGTGGCCGGAGACGTGTTCGAGCGGGAGCGGGACGAGGGGCAGTGGAGGGCGCTGAGCGAGGACCCCGCGGAGCAGGAGCGGAGCCGGAGGCGGGTGTTGGCAATGGCCGATGTCATCGTGCCAGGACATGGGCCCCCGTTCCGGGTGCTGCGGGACACCGGGTTCCTGCTGGTGCCTGAGGACGGTGAAGGTGCCACCAGTGGAGATGGCTCCAAGCAACATGAGAATGCTCCAAGAGGAGATGGGACCTTTCGAAGTGGCCCcaaggaggatgaggatggagctggaggtggcTCCATGTTGTGA